A stretch of DNA from Molothrus ater isolate BHLD 08-10-18 breed brown headed cowbird chromosome Z, BPBGC_Mater_1.1, whole genome shotgun sequence:
GAGGCTTTATAATCAGGAGGTCATTGTAAGCACCCTTTCtgaacagggagagcagggagttTAGTGTGTTACCAGCACAGTGTTTTCCCCAGTATTACAGGATCCTTCATCATAATTCTTCTATTATAAAGACCTTGGGTTCTTGGATATTTACTCTTTTTCATTGCTCTTTCATCATTCCTACCCTCTTTCTTCATCCTATTGTCTGTTCTTACTCATCCACTGATGTCTGTCTTCGTATCTTTAATTACATGTGATATTCCcttgaaaaaatactttcttgactcatagtaattttttttcctcattctctcTCTTCCCATAAAGGTGATGAGAAATCCTTGAGGAAGAACTGAAATTAATGGTATACCCTGATCCAATATAtgtggagagaagaaaaataatattatggAATTTAACAATATTCAGAAAGCAGAGAGCCTGCGTTAAGGCTCTGGTGTGACAAAAGGGAAGGATAAAAAGCCTTTCTAGCATGACAACACAATCTCTACTAGATTCTTTAAATGCAGTATGGAAATCTGGAAAGATATCCACTCTATCCTGCAGAACATTAGccctttgaaaaaataaaagaaacaaacttttTCTCTTAACTTTACAAGCAAACATCTACATCATGCTGAAAAATTATTCAACAACACATACACTGATATAGACTCCAAGCATTGATTTAAATTTCACCACATGTAAACATGTTTTTTAATCAGCGGTTATTCCAACGAATTATTTTTCATCATAATTTATGCTGCAGACTCAAAACTGAGGTTGCTGTCTGACAACACTAAATAAGCACTTAGTAAGGTTAAGCTCATGGTCATCCAAAATACAGACTATATGTAAGGCAATTCAAGAATCTGTATTACAGAGATTATAGGTGGTGCACTAGAGACCAAGCACAAACTGATTACAGCCAGATTATGAACCCATGTGACTACCTATGTGTTAGACTGATTTGCAGTGACCCTAAGAAATCTTTCTTGCTAGAAAAATACAACATCAGGGGTTGATGGTTACTGCTAGaatctgtgaaaacaaaaattattatggGATTTATTCCTAATGTACTAATAGAAACAGGTATgtggatttggttttttgtagTAGAACAAACAACTGCCTTAAAAAAATGCTCAACTCTTCTCAGTTTCTTGTGGTAACATTATGCAAGGTCTTGAAAATTCCTAAAGTCAAAAAGGTGTCACATGATGCAAGAATCTCTCAGGATAAATTGTGACATTTATTCTGCAGCACTTTTCCTGCATGCATCCTTCATGCAAATACCTAAGTACTGACTGTGCCTCAGTTTTGCATTATGAAGGTTTACCATGTTACTTGTTGCAGTCTACAATAAAAGTTTATAAATgtagaaaacactttttttttttcatctaatCCTATCTGTTGGTATGtaccaaattaaaaaacacctttcctttctgtttagGTGGGAAGATGGAACAGACTAGTCATTTCATTCTCACAGACTAGTTCAAGAAGTGCACCATTAAATGGGAGAAGCAAAGGCAAAATTACAACTTCACTCTATTTTCTTAAGTAATAGAGAGCCTTTCGTTGTTAAGACAGAACTCAGACTCACTGTGCATTTGTTCGGCTTCTCTCCTGAGTGGACTCTCATGTGAATCAGCAGTTTGTAACGGGCATTAAATGGCTTGAACCTTCGAGGGCACCCTGCCCAGAAGCAGGTAAAGTCTTCTCCCTTCCTCTGGTCTATGTGGATCTTCTCTATGTGCCTCACAAGCTCCTCCTGATGGTCATACAGCTTCCCACAGTCAACCCAGCAACAGCCATGCTTGCCATTGAAATCCTCCAGCTCTCCATCTTCCTCCAGCGGGGCGCCCGGGGCAGGAGACAGTGCCTGCAGCGCGGGGACGTGGCTGGGGAGGCTGTGCAGGTGCCGGCGCTGGTGAGCATGGTACGGCGGGGGCGGCCCTTGAGGAGGAGGcgctggcagcaccagggctgaAAGAGGCATGTCAACAGTAGGGCCCGAGAAGTCACCCAGCTCTTCGTTTTTCAGGGCGCCCATTGCTTGGCTGTCCATGGGCAGCACACCCTGCTGGATCACCATGTTATTTGTGGCAACCATCTGCAAGCTGGcttgctccagctgctgcatccGCTGGTACTCACCTCTCCCGTTCTCAACATATCCTGGAAAAGTGACAGTGCCATTCGCCATGTGGAAGCCTTTCTGGGCAGTTGAAACAGAGCAGTTTTGTGGTATACACCTTCCTCTCACTCCCAAAAAATGTCCATAGACCTCAGGCTGTGGAGAGACGTTTGCTGGCGATGCCCTGGAGCTGTTGATGTAGGCCACCAGAGAAGTTGGGGACGTACGAATGATTGTATTGAACTCGATCCCAATGCCGTCAGACAGAGGAGATACTGAGAGTGCTCTCTTTTTGGAGCGGGCTGATTGACACCAGACTGAGGACTGGCAAGGACTGGAGTAAGGAGAATTCTTATTTTCCATGCCATATAGGTAGGATGGTAATGAGTCACTGGATGTAGATGCTTCAGGCAAAAAATTTATTAAGTCCCCCAGCTCACTGCCATTTTGTAAACCATGGTCAGGAGGAACAGAAGAAAGTGTCCTGTACCTATGTGACCACTCTTGTTCAACACTCAGAGGGGAGTGACGTTCTGACAAGCTTAATGTTGTAGAGGCCAGAGTCTCACATGACAAAAGTGACCTGAAATAAAGGTATAATAAAGTAAGCAGTTAGACAATTCAGAAGTAGATCTTTTACCTTCACACGCATGCTTAAAATTAAGGAAAGGCTTCATGTGAGAAAAGCTCTCCCTAATACTAGGTGCTCAAGATTAGCACACTCAGTTAATGTACCAGTAGTTATACAAAGGCAATATACATGTAAAAAGGTCACTTAGGAAGCCAACTTTAAAACttcaagatttttaaagaaagttaCTGTAAAGATTCTTGATTCACCACTGCAGAAATTATTGCATATCTTTTCATCAGTTGTGGTGTAAATAGATGTGGACTTCTGAAGCCAAAGCATTATGTTCCTGCCTTCTATGAAACCCATAATGATTTAAGTCATCTATTatttttgcttgaaaaaaacagaaagaaagctAATCCAAAGAGAATGGATATTCAACCTGTATTACAATGACTTTGTCAATTGTAATACATACAAATACTTCCATACAGAAGTTTTATATATCTAGTTTACAAATACAGACAATATCTAGctttacaaaacaaacaaaataaatgagtaATGTAGGAGAACTGGTTGAAGAGGTTTTCTAGATTTGATTTAAAGAGGTATCTGCCTCCAAGTCAGCAATCAAAATTTTTCACAAAAGTGTAATCTTGCTGTTATCGAGCATTTTTCAGAGAGATATTATGGAACTTCTTTACCCCGCAAATATTCTTTGAATAGCTTGAAAACCCTCAATATATAGGCTCTTAAAAGTATTGTTTTCTATAGAAAgggataaaaaggaaataaaaggggCATCAAGGGCCCTGAGTCATAGCTGTAAATGCTGGCTGAAGGTTAACgggatttatttctttgtttccagTTCACACCCAGGCAGATTTGGATTTCCTACCAGCTAGTGGTGCTATCAGTAtataaatttctatttttaaggaGCTCTTACAATAGAAAGAACTGGTTATGTATCTAGATAAACCTGACAATCTCCCAGAAGCCTCTACATCTTATGTTTTGAGAATTAAttatttggtttattattttaacaacACAGTTTTGAAGAAGCACAGAATTTCAATGACGGATCAAGGACACTGGAGGGGAAGCTTGGCACAGCCTGAGAGAGAGAGGAATTAGTTTGCAGGTGCTGTAAGATAGCTCACAAACAGGGAAAATGTAGCTTAAAAGAGCAGCAAGCCTTGCTGTGGTGACCAATGGGAGAGATGGTTAAACGCCCCTTTGCGCAAGATACTTGCTCTGTAATGCATGGTTGATCTGCTGTGTCAGAATAAGAAACGTCCTGTTCTGATTCAATGTCAGGGCAGGGTACTGTCATGGACCTTATGTGACTCCATGAGGGTTTAAACGGCACTTGCAAAACAGACTACAGACAGAAACCACAATTAGCATGCTGACTACAATTTGCTTTGGGAGAAATGAGAAGAATGAGACTGCTCTATCAGGCCAGCCTTGTGTGCCATTTAGATCTAAAGGGATGACTGTTTGTGAAAAAGTTGGTTTGGGCTGTTGTCAACAGGCTTTGTTAAAGGACAGTCCATTATAGGGCAATTAAATCATGCTAGTATGTTGTGACCCCAAATACAGATCCACAGTTTTCAAGCAAGACAAGTAAGTAACGTTTGATTTCTCCATGCTACCATTCACACCTAGAAAATACAAGGAGAGGGTAGGGGtgttctttaaatttttttttctttaaatttttattttctcttctataaataaagaaaaagaaattgtgcaTTAATAAAAGTCTATTTTTATACTGACAAGAGTTTTAAGCAGATGTATAGTATGGCCAGTGTCATACAAAAAGCTATTAATGCCTAACACAAAGGGGCATATCCATTGGTGAATCTGAAGAAAAACTGGTTTTTAAAAGTCTCATCATAAtaggacaaaaataaaaagctggcCCAGAATTTCAAGTATACAATAAGTAAGAGCCAGCTAAtctgaaaaagctgcagcacttcagcatctaaattcagaaaatactaaaaattcTGGCTCCctaaaaaatgaagatttatttaaaattcagccAACACTGTGACTGAGTAGTTTTCTAATAGGAGGAAGATAAACACACCTAATATGAAAATGAGGGACCAGATCTATCAGGGTGCCAGAATCTCAGATGGTACTAATTGTTGCATCTGCTTATTGTAAACCAAACCGGCTTGAGTTTGGACCAGATCTTTCATTAACATTCACAAGAGATTACTTTTCAATTACGTTGTATTCTCCCTTTGTGTACAGAGGCCACAATGTGAGAGTATAATCAGAATCCTGAACATAAACATGGAAGAGGGAAAActatgtttttctctctttttatgGTCTTCTATTTACTAGCCAAGAACACTTTGCTCTTTCCCAGCTCTTTTTCTGACTTGCATCAAAGCAAATGGCATGGATGTAACATGTGGactatttttgctttcatcCTCCATAACACTTCCTATACTGAGTACAAAAATCTAGTTTGTGACTATATAACAGCTTTTATCTAATAAAAAAGTCCTATCATACACATCTGGTTTGATGCAACACAACTGAATACTCCAAAACAGGTCTGCAGAAACTCAAAAAATATGGGGAAGGTTTTATCCCCCATGGTCTGTACACCAGAATCTGATGCTATGTGTAGCAAAACTCTCATTTTGCCAActgatttctttcttccatcagtaaaaatcaagaaaattcACTTCAGCTTTGGTAAATTCAACAAATAATCTGGTTTGGGTTGAGCTGCCAGAACACAGTTCATAGTGCCTGAGAGATAAAATCTAGAGAAAGCACTCTGCCCAGGAAGAACCAGCCAACTTCACTTAGGCAAAAGCAGTTCATAGTTCAAGAAATTTAatcaaaacaacccaaaaaagcTCAAAACTGAACAACAAATAACCAACCTCcccaaaaaacacaaagaaaaaaaagccacactGTTTTGACAGTGTGAGTTAGAATCTGACTTTAAACTTGCTTTGCCCTATCAAACAAATTGAGGTAAAAACTGCTGAAATTGACATTCTTTGTATGATAAACTTATTTTATAACACCTTCATTGATAAATCATTAAAAGGTACTCTAGGGACACCATAGCCTTGATTCTGACAGAGTTTCAACTTGAGTTTGCCCTTAGTAAatgtttatttgaaataaaatcaaaactgtATAACTCAGTACTGACATGATACATCCAACCACACATTCAGTGTTTGGAACCACATAGGCACACCTAAAACTTAAGTATGTAACAATTGGATGTATGCAATTATATTTTTCTAGCATCAGTTTTATTTGATCTGAAAGGCATCTCTATTTGGATTTGTCATTTGTCATCATCTTAGCACTGAATGGTTTTTGCTGACATGTCTACATAGGAagcataattaattttttatattttcccaGGGGGCTCAGTCTTCACAATTAAAGTgacagaaatgttaaaaattatcTTAAGAGTAAAGGGAGGTTTTATTCCATTTGCAAAGTGCcaatttcaattatttcagGAATGTCTCTTGGCTTGTAATAAAGCAACACAGTAAATGTAAACTGCTTTGAGAATAAAGACTCTTATGGTCTTTTGTAAATAAAAACTACATTTCAACTCAATAGGCAATGGGGAATGTGAATTCCAAAATAATACACTGGAATATTTTCTCACTGTATTTTTAACATCCAGGTATGTGCCTAATGTACTTATAGGGTGGTTCTCAAAAACCTGTTTTCCTCTAATTAATGTTTGCTGACAAAACTCAAACTCATAATCTCTAACTTatttaagcatttaaaattaattaataaatgttTATCTGTGGGGTAGTGATATAAAAAGGCAACAGGAAGTGGTCATTGTTTTCTTTACCTACATAACAGAActaggaaaacaaattttcaagGACACTTGTTCTGATTAATTATCAGATGGTAAACAAGCCATTTGAAAGCAAGTGCATTTAATGAGGAGAGAGGAACATGTGCAGAGCATTTATGGTTTTTTTGTCTGTCCTTGATGTTATTTGAAAGACACTAACACAGCACACTTAGCACTATGGAGATGTAATGTGTGGACTATTTTTGCTTCCATCCTCCATAACACTTCTTATACCAAGTACAAAAATCTAGCTTGTGACTATAAAACAGcctttatttaataaaaaaatcctatcaTACACAGATTTTGTGTGGCCAAATTTCACCCATTATTTGAATGACCCAAACATGAAGCATGATTATAGTTGATCTGAATTAAATTGCAGGGAATTCAATTTCCCATGGCATAACAGAGaatgattttctgattttaataaCCAGAAATGTTGCATTGCGATTACAGCAGAATTAAAACCCCCTCCTTTTAAagtattaaatataaaaaggtAATTGAGGACCTTGTATCTGATGGAGAGGCACTCAGGCTGGAAGCATCCATAGACCTGTGTAAGCTAGGGCTGATCTGGCTGCATGCTGTTGAAAGCTGATTCGCTGAAGATGAAAGAGGTCTCAGTTGTTGAACTGTCATGGGATTGCTGGTGACTATTGCATTGTTGCCACTGCCTTTTCCAATGGATTTGCCCTTGTGTCCATAACCAAAACTTcctaaaataaacaaagcaggTTAGTATTTCTCTCTCATGAATCCATGATGAGGCACAGAACTCGCATTGTAGCATCGCATGAACTCTGTCATCTAACTCCCTCATTTTTATCACATCACTTTGCAAACTCCAGAAAGTAATGGGAATCTTCGGATGAGGACAAAACAGGGGACCCACGCAAGAATTTTGCGAACTTCTCAAAACATAAATAGCAATATTCTACAGGGGAATTGATAGATTATGCATGTGTAAAACATGTGCTGAAGTACATATGCTAAAGACCAGGCATGATGGAAAAACACCAGAATAAGCACCCCAGGTAAAAAGCCCTCAGCTGAAGGACAGCTCTCTATGAAGAAGACAGGAAGGGAGAACCCAAGGAGGTTGCCAGAAGAGCACTGTGCCCTGAGTCCTACCAAACCCTGCAGCTGCAATCCATTGCAAGCCCTTCCATCATTCCTACCACTACCTATGCATAAAGCAAGGAGACTCTGATATGCATGCAgactgcagtgctggctgagtAGTTTCACTAGCAGGAGAGAGTTACAGCTGGAACCCAGCATTCTTCAAGCTGGACCCAGCATTCCTCAGAGGTCTAGGTAGAGGAATCTCAGCTGAATCAAACTGAGAAGCATTCTGGACTTTCTTTAAAGGCCACAGTCTGCTTTTAATAACTGCTGCCATGACTCAACCTGATAGCTATTACACAGTAGCACAAAAGGTAGCTGGCCACCGGGACATACCTTCAAAATGCCCAGTGTATTTTCTGTTGTGATTTAGATCACAGATGGTAGTTTACAAAATTGCCTCCATTAAAACACATTGAGATTAGAAAGTTAAAATGCATGTCATAATATGGAAGTTTTTGGACATTAGCAAATTCTCATCACAGctgaaaattaataattagACAATTCACATTTCTAGCTGCTTCCCTGTTCAGAATACTCCACAAAGCAGGACAGCAACATCAGGACAAACAGTGAAAAGTATTTCTATGTAAACCATTTTCCTAAATTAAATCTACTTTTGAAGCGGGCATACAACTCACACAACTTTTTCTCCAGGTTCTTCAGATGGTTTGCAGACTGCAAAGAGATGTACATTAAGGCATTAATGGCTCCCCCCagtcaaaggaagaaaatccaaatcCTTCAATTCCCTCCAGATCAAATACTTTCAAGGACAAACATGTTAAGAGAATTCCTGATTCTGCACTCAGAATGATCCCCACACTGATCCCCACTGTGGACACCACAACAAAGCATTTAAGCTCTTGTAGGATTACAGTCTGTTCCCACTACAGATGTTCAattaaatcaaaagaaaaagagaaggtgtttcaatttctttcctgtgaagCAAGTACATATTTTGAACTCAATAAAGCTGAATCAATGTGCTTCTCAGCAGTTGATTTTATAATGTTACAGAGAGTTGAACTGGAACCAGTAGCAAACATTAggcaaaaaatttaaattgccTCTGATAATAACATGAATACTACTCCTCTTCGCAAAAACCTGGATGGGGTGAAATAAATTTACAAGCTCCATTCACactataaaaaatacattatccAACTTAATATACctatatgtatgtgtgtaccATAAATGTTCAGTTAGctattttttagaaaatgccTTTAGTGTATAGAATCAAAGATATTCTGCACCAAATTATATAAAAGTGTACTATAACAATGGAGGAAACCCAACTGGGTTTGACACTG
This window harbors:
- the GLIS3 gene encoding zinc finger protein GLIS3 → MTVQQLRPLSSSANQLSTACSQISPSLHRSMDASSLSASPSDTRSLLSCETLASTTLSLSERHSPLSVEQEWSHRYRTLSSVPPDHGLQNGSELGDLINFLPEASTSSDSLPSYLYGMENKNSPYSSPCQSSVWCQSARSKKRALSVSPLSDGIGIEFNTIIRTSPTSLVAYINSSRASPANVSPQPEVYGHFLGVRGRCIPQNCSVSTAQKGFHMANGTVTFPGYVENGRGEYQRMQQLEQASLQMVATNNMVIQQGVLPMDSQAMGALKNEELGDFSGPTVDMPLSALVLPAPPPQGPPPPYHAHQRRHLHSLPSHVPALQALSPAPGAPLEEDGELEDFNGKHGCCWVDCGKLYDHQEELVRHIEKIHIDQRKGEDFTCFWAGCPRRFKPFNARYKLLIHMRVHSGEKPNKCTFEGCKKAFSRLENLKIHLRSHTGEKPYLCQHPGCQKAFSNSSDRAKHQRTHLDTKPYACEIPGCTKRYTDPSSLRKHVKAHSFKDQQVRKKLRSSSEIGQDILNDCLAIQPLQPVLSPQDAVDNTMGHSPGSACDIYPAAVIPSTQINQSGTAAGAVSLSHPSSHSSPGQNIQGSPLHPPQVPLLTAADSERFVAPAPSHHISPHRMSIQHPMMQRQTPQPPQLPQLAGMPLKTYQQAGSPSFQPNALHIQGIYGQLQTFCPPHYADTQKNIQDSVSCNMVPPVDGSALPSAGQGGLGIFHGNFSDHSAIKVYDFSAGSVDIFDDSACSMPEDSSFLQVNAVDHCSSQLSPVYSEG